GACGCTCAGCGGGCTGCCATCCAGCAACAACACCTGCAGGCCACTGCCCTGCAACGCCAGCGCCAGGGCGCTCCCGACCATTCCGGCCCCGACAATCAGCACATCTGCGCGCATGTCCATGCTTTAAGCCTGCTTTGCTGGCGGCTTGCGCCGCACGTAAAGGGTTTTGTCGACCCGCGCCACCAAGGTGCCGGAGCCGTCATGAATCTGCACCTGGATGTGAGGCAAGTATTTCTCGCCACCTTCGGTCTGCCTGCGGATCTCGTCCAGCAAGGCCTCGTCGATGGAGAACTCGGCATACACCGGGCCTTTGCCCGGCGACACAAAGTCGATGCTCGCGGCTTTGTCCCAGACGATGTAGTCGCGGCCCAGGTTTTCCATCAGCAGCAACATATAGAACGGGTCGACCATCGAATACAGGCTGCCGCCGAATTGCGTGCCGACGTAGTTGCGGTTGTACCAGCCCAGGCC
The sequence above is a segment of the Pseudomonas sp. R76 genome. Coding sequences within it:
- a CDS encoding DUF4442 domain-containing protein yields the protein MRNWLTRRLGKARLLRWVMSLYPPYLGAGVRVQELSADFRHVKVRMGLGWYNRNYVGTQFGGSLYSMVDPFYMLLLMENLGRDYIVWDKAASIDFVSPGKGPVYAEFSIDEALLDEIRRQTEGGEKYLPHIQVQIHDGSGTLVARVDKTLYVRRKPPAKQA